One segment of uncultured Propionivibrio sp. DNA contains the following:
- a CDS encoding ATP-binding protein, with amino-acid sequence MGITVKARVLLELGAELISSDQIAIYELVKNSLDARASRIEVHVHVTLPRSEYFSIRQRLERSAQKKERLSRDTVRQMLEAGMEPTAAQVDRDSFLEIALSPSDTSYVQALDAAYIRSNWIEIVDDGGGMSFEDLGGVYLTIGTTHRLDDRLRGSADNVLGEKGIGRLSAVRLGDQLHVLTSKNGDKAQSELKIDWSAIKRNPHLNLDEFPAAPNVGPKKNKASDHGTIIRMSNLTSEWSIEKMESLAKTDFAKLVDPLLTTFSRPNVRLYFNGQSVDIPSFQTRQLAYAHARCSASFSLDADGQPVLSGDVTYKSYGQSKNFSLEGIHLLSALTLKGKRPKTGEVFRPPGTLIQGLVSLGPFEMEAHWFNRQKLRLDKPDGYEAALQWLTHWGGGLLLYRDHYRVYPYAEPRDDWLDLDGIALATQGYKMNRKQLVGAVRISSRGNPHLQDQTNREGLRDTEEKAALIALLRHILVVEFKSYLNAVEGAQDESAAKEFPKLEKRLEEAQKQALKQVQHLRTKVKAPEDIAAINTLLARMTDMSEAWERSKIAVRAYEEDIDKYVHLAGVGLMTEFIFHELARLSANALKLLQTYKSSNATENRQLRNLRDQLSTLERRIRILDPLSTPGRQRKESFDLVQTLQEVVEMHAPQFGRHEIRVDLTGLGKAPVLIKAVRGQFLQIVENFISNSVYWLKLLAATTKFDPVISFSIDRAGNILTVLDNGPGIPEDRGDEVFNAFFTTKPSGEGRGMGLYIAKKLAEGNAMEISLAEADEDRVHHGFVMTYGGARDGGS; translated from the coding sequence ATGGGAATAACAGTCAAAGCACGCGTCCTTCTTGAACTCGGGGCGGAGTTGATCAGCTCTGACCAGATCGCGATCTATGAGTTGGTAAAGAACTCGCTAGATGCTCGGGCCTCCCGCATCGAGGTACACGTTCACGTCACACTACCGCGAAGTGAATACTTCAGTATTCGCCAAAGACTTGAGCGATCAGCCCAGAAGAAGGAGCGACTCTCCCGAGACACGGTTCGGCAAATGCTTGAAGCCGGCATGGAGCCCACAGCTGCTCAAGTTGACCGTGACTCCTTCCTCGAAATTGCATTGTCACCATCGGATACCAGCTACGTTCAGGCACTAGATGCTGCCTACATTCGATCGAATTGGATCGAAATCGTTGACGACGGTGGCGGCATGTCGTTCGAGGACCTCGGTGGCGTCTATCTCACGATCGGGACCACCCACCGCTTGGACGACCGACTGCGCGGTAGCGCCGATAATGTGCTCGGAGAAAAAGGTATCGGCCGACTCTCTGCTGTACGCCTCGGAGATCAGCTTCACGTCTTAACCTCCAAAAATGGCGATAAAGCGCAGTCTGAACTTAAGATCGACTGGTCTGCGATTAAGCGTAATCCGCATCTAAACCTCGACGAGTTCCCTGCTGCTCCCAATGTGGGGCCGAAGAAAAATAAAGCGTCGGACCACGGCACGATCATCCGCATGTCTAACTTGACGAGCGAGTGGTCAATCGAAAAGATGGAATCTCTTGCAAAGACTGATTTTGCAAAGTTGGTGGATCCACTCCTTACGACATTCAGCCGCCCAAATGTACGACTTTACTTTAATGGGCAGTCAGTCGACATCCCATCGTTTCAGACACGTCAACTCGCATATGCACATGCCCGATGCTCCGCAAGTTTTTCGCTCGACGCTGACGGCCAACCAGTGCTATCGGGCGACGTGACGTATAAGTCCTATGGGCAGAGCAAGAACTTCAGCCTTGAGGGGATACATCTCCTCAGCGCGCTTACTTTGAAGGGTAAGCGTCCAAAGACGGGCGAGGTCTTCCGACCACCAGGCACTCTGATCCAGGGTCTTGTAAGTCTTGGTCCATTTGAGATGGAAGCACATTGGTTTAACCGGCAGAAGCTTCGCCTAGATAAACCTGATGGCTACGAAGCAGCTCTGCAGTGGTTAACGCATTGGGGCGGAGGGTTACTACTTTATCGTGATCATTACCGCGTATATCCGTACGCGGAACCACGCGACGACTGGCTCGATCTAGACGGCATTGCGTTGGCCACACAGGGCTACAAAATGAATCGGAAGCAATTGGTCGGAGCAGTTCGCATTTCTAGCCGTGGCAATCCACATTTGCAGGATCAGACCAACCGGGAAGGTTTGCGTGACACCGAAGAGAAAGCTGCGCTTATAGCGTTATTGCGCCACATCTTAGTGGTCGAGTTCAAGAGCTACCTGAACGCTGTCGAGGGGGCCCAGGACGAATCAGCGGCCAAAGAGTTTCCAAAGCTGGAGAAGCGCCTGGAGGAGGCCCAAAAGCAGGCGCTGAAGCAGGTTCAGCACTTGAGGACCAAAGTCAAAGCTCCTGAGGATATTGCGGCGATCAATACACTGCTCGCTCGTATGACAGACATGTCCGAAGCCTGGGAACGCTCTAAGATCGCCGTGCGAGCCTATGAAGAGGACATCGACAAATACGTCCATCTTGCAGGCGTCGGCTTAATGACAGAATTTATCTTCCATGAACTAGCTCGCCTATCCGCAAACGCGTTGAAGTTGCTTCAGACCTACAAATCGAGCAACGCCACCGAGAATCGACAGCTTCGGAATTTACGAGATCAACTGAGCACTCTCGAGAGGCGAATCCGTATCCTGGATCCGTTGTCAACGCCGGGACGTCAAAGAAAAGAATCGTTTGACTTAGTTCAGACGCTGCAGGAAGTCGTGGAAATGCACGCCCCCCAATTTGGGCGTCATGAAATCCGAGTCGACCTAACCGGTCTAGGCAAGGCCCCCGTGTTGATCAAAGCCGTCCGCGGGCAGTTTCTGCAGATCGTAGAAAATTTCATTTCCAACTCAGTTTATTGGCTCAAGTTGCTTGCGGCAACAACGAAATTCGATCCAGTCATCAGTTTCAGCATCGACAGGGCCGGCAACATACTTACAGTTCTGGACAACGGCCCTGGCATTCCGGAAGATCGTGGCGACGAAGTATTCAATGCATTCTTCACGACCAAGCCTTCTGGCGAGGGTCGCGGGATGGGTTTGTATATCGCGAAGAAGCTTGCAGAAGGTAATGCAATGGAAATCTCACTCGCGGAAGCCGATGAAGACCGGGTCCACCATGGATTCGTCATGACATACGGAGGAGCACGGGATGGAGGCTCTTGA
- a CDS encoding phosphoadenosine phosphosulfate reductase family protein codes for MASEKRVRHILSLSGGKDSAALAIYLRDRVPEMEYIFSDTRKELPETYEYLQRISNYLGKEVTHLNADVGFDHWYEMYGGMIPSNHRRWCTRALKLKPFEQHCGNDEVVNYVGLRADEDRSGYISHKPNIKAVYPFREDGLVLRDIEEILRTSGVGMPPYTRWGRTRSGCYFCFYQQKIEWVRLKETHPDLYEKAKAYEKPYEKTGNFFTWSQGESLAELERPERMEEIKREHVIRIERKALRRENVTLMEVFAQAGSAEIPEDDDDQGCLVCQL; via the coding sequence ATGGCAAGCGAGAAGCGAGTTAGGCATATTCTCAGCTTGTCCGGCGGAAAGGACAGTGCTGCGCTGGCCATATACTTGCGCGATCGTGTTCCGGAGATGGAATACATCTTCAGCGATACACGCAAGGAGCTCCCTGAAACCTATGAGTATCTACAGCGCATCTCAAACTACCTCGGCAAAGAAGTAACGCATCTCAATGCGGATGTCGGGTTCGACCATTGGTATGAGATGTATGGTGGCATGATTCCGTCCAACCACCGCCGTTGGTGTACGCGAGCCTTGAAGCTCAAGCCTTTTGAACAACACTGCGGCAACGACGAGGTCGTGAATTATGTGGGGCTACGTGCCGACGAAGACCGCAGCGGCTATATCAGCCACAAACCAAATATCAAAGCGGTATATCCGTTTCGCGAGGACGGTTTGGTTCTTCGCGACATTGAAGAGATCCTGCGAACCTCCGGCGTAGGCATGCCACCGTATACGCGTTGGGGTCGTACCCGATCGGGCTGCTACTTCTGCTTCTACCAACAGAAAATCGAGTGGGTTCGCCTTAAGGAAACGCATCCGGATCTTTACGAAAAAGCTAAGGCTTACGAGAAACCATATGAGAAAACCGGCAACTTCTTTACGTGGAGCCAAGGAGAAAGTCTGGCAGAACTGGAACGGCCTGAACGCATGGAGGAGATCAAGCGTGAACACGTGATCCGCATTGAGCGCAAGGCATTGCGGCGTGAGAACGTGACGCTAATGGAGGTGTTCGCGCAGGCAGGTTCTGCTGAGATACCGGAGGACGATGACGATCAAGGATGCCTCGTATGTCAGCTGTGA
- a CDS encoding DUF4007 family protein, with amino-acid sequence MAIYQSNWNTETSRNNELEQYLMTIADRFSGHESFVCRYGWLPKAYQAVSVTPDLLKDEERAMHTLGIGRNMLKSLQFWCEATGVLVPTTGHGHQPGPVGRKLLDPKRGWDQHLESLESLWLLHWRLCTRAALAAWSEVFGEGRLVRFDRQRLITALAQRAAVSARPLATSTLEQHAAIFLQSYYQAERNGDDTSWCPLQDLALLRAAKEEDGRIVFNTGLRTPIGLSQRVFAIALIEFVASCEKGLSSVDFHRLLKGAGSPGAVFRLDEFQLRAFVENLAQGPLRDALRFVDTSDTQSVVLQRNRIDPYYLLETQEEAPIHA; translated from the coding sequence ATGGCCATATACCAGTCAAACTGGAACACTGAAACTTCCCGCAACAACGAATTAGAACAATATTTAATGACAATCGCTGATCGTTTTTCCGGACATGAGTCCTTCGTATGCCGATACGGCTGGCTGCCAAAGGCCTACCAAGCTGTTTCCGTAACCCCTGATCTCTTGAAGGATGAAGAGCGGGCGATGCACACGCTAGGTATCGGCCGCAACATGCTGAAGTCACTGCAATTCTGGTGCGAAGCTACGGGTGTTCTTGTGCCCACGACTGGGCATGGTCACCAACCAGGCCCCGTCGGCCGCAAGCTGCTCGACCCCAAGCGCGGATGGGACCAGCATCTAGAGTCTCTAGAGTCATTATGGTTGTTGCATTGGCGCCTCTGCACACGTGCAGCACTGGCAGCCTGGTCGGAGGTCTTCGGTGAGGGGCGACTTGTACGCTTCGACCGCCAGCGGCTAATCACCGCACTGGCTCAACGTGCAGCGGTTTCGGCTAGGCCGCTTGCCACTAGCACGCTGGAGCAGCACGCCGCCATTTTTCTCCAAAGCTACTACCAAGCCGAGCGCAACGGCGACGATACTTCCTGGTGCCCGCTGCAGGACCTTGCATTGCTACGCGCAGCCAAGGAAGAGGATGGACGTATCGTCTTTAACACCGGTCTTCGCACGCCGATCGGTTTGAGCCAACGCGTGTTTGCTATCGCGTTGATAGAGTTCGTGGCTTCGTGCGAGAAAGGCTTGTCATCTGTTGATTTTCATCGTTTGCTCAAGGGGGCGGGAAGCCCCGGAGCCGTCTTCCGGCTGGATGAATTTCAGTTGCGCGCTTTCGTAGAGAATTTGGCGCAAGGCCCCTTACGCGACGCCCTACGTTTTGTTGACACCTCCGACACACAAAGCGTTGTACTCCAGCGCAACCGCATCGATCCGTACTACCTACTGGAGACACAAGAGGAGGCTCCCATCCATGCTTAA